Genomic segment of Microbacterium sp. BH-3-3-3:
CGTCGTTCTGTCGCCCGCGGGGAGCGGGCGGAGCCCCGCGCGTGGAGCCCCGCGCGTACAGTGACTGTCGTGATCCGCGTGGTTGTCGTCGACGATGAGGCGCTCGTGCGCTCCGGCTTCGAGATGATCCTCGGCGCCTCCCCCGACATCGACGTGGTCGCGGCGGTCGACGGCGACGTCGCCGTCGAGGTGATCCGCCGCGAGAAGCCCGACGTGGCGCTGCTCGACATCCGCATGCCCGGCCGCAGTGGGCTCGAGATCCTGACGGAACTCGCCACCGACGCGGATCGCCCCGTCATCGGCATCCTCACGACGTTCGACACCGACGAGTACATCGCGCGCGCCCTGCACGAGGGCGCCGCGGGGTTCCTCGTCAAAGACACGGCTCCCGAGCACCTGGCCGCGATGGTGCGCACGCTCGCGGCCGGCGGGGTCGTGCTCTCGCCCCAGGTCTCGCGCACCCTCGTCGAGGGGTATGCGGGGGCGACCGACCGCGAGGCGTCTCGACGGGTCGCGCTGCTGACCGATCGAGAACGCGACGTGCTGGCCTGCCTGCCGACGGGCGAGTCGAACGCCGAGATCGGCAAGCGGCTGCACCTCAGCGGGGCCACCGTGAAAGACCACGTGAGCGCGATCCTCGGCAAGATGTCGGTCTCGTCGCGGTTGGAGGCGGCGCTCATCGCCGAACGCGCGGGGCGTCGCGGCGGGCGCGGATGATCTCGGCGGTCCGGGCGCGATGGGCGGCGTTCGCCGGGAGCCGGGTCTTCAACGCGACGATCGATGTCGCCCTGGCCGCCGCGGCCCTGCTCGACGTGGCCGTGTCGCTGCCGGGGTGGTCGCCGATCGAGTCGGCGTGGGCGCTGCTCGCCGTGGCGGGGCTCCTGGTGCGCCGGCGCCTGCCCTGGGTGGCTTTCGCCCTCGTCCTCCCGGGGCTGGTGGTGGATGCCATGACCGTCGCCGCTCCCATCGCCCTGTACTCCGTGGCGGTGCGCGTGCGGCGGATCCCGCTGCTGGTGGGCGCGGGCGCGGTCACGTTCGCCTGCTTCCTGCTCCCCGACTGGCAGCTGCCCCCGCTCGACTATCTGGCGCCCTCGCTCCTGTACGCGCTCATGTACGCCGCGACCCCGATCGCGCTCGGCGCCCTCGTGCGCACGCGCCTCGAGCTGTCCGCCCGGGTCGCCGAGCTGTCGGCCGCGCGTGAGAGCGAGCGCCGCCGCGATGAGCAGGACGTCCTGCGGCGGGAACGGGCCCGCATCTCGCGCGAGATGCACGACGTCGTGTCGCACCAGGTGAGCCTGACGGCCGTGCAGGCCGGTGCGCTCCAGGTCGCCTCGCCCGATCCCGAAGCGCGGCGCGTGGCCGGCATCATCCGCACGCTCTCGGTACGCACCCTCGACGAGCTGCGGCAGATGGTGAGCGTGCTGCGCGCCGACGGAGCGACCACCGACTCCCCCGCCCCGCAGCCCACCCTCGCCGACCTCCCCCGGCTGATCGCCGACAGCGGACTCGATGCCCGGCTCGAGGCCGACCTCCCCTCCGACCTCACCCCCGCGGTGCAGCGCGCGGTGTACCGCACGGTGCAGGAGGGGCTGACCAATGCGCGCAAGCACGCACCGGGAGCCCTCGTTCGCGTGACCGCGACGGCCTCCACCTCGAGCATCGACGTGGTCGTGCAGAACGACGCCGCCCGGGCGGCCCGCCTGCGCCTCCCCTCCAGCGGCACGGGGCTGCGGGGGCTGCGCGAACGGGCCGAACTCCTCGGCGGCCGCCTGCACGCGGCCGAGGGTGTCGACGGCGGCTTCCGCCTGGCCGTGTCGGTGCCGCGGCGCGAGACCGAGAGCTGAGCGGGCGTCAGGTGAGCCGGAGCTCGTCGTCGCTCTTGGCGTACGACCGCCGCAGCCATTGCCCGAAGCCCGGTTGGGCGAGACAGGCCGAAGCGTTCTCGCACGTGACCACCGGGTCGTGAGCGGCGTAGGTCTCGTAGATGTCGACCTTGTCGTCGAGGAGGGCCCCCGTGACGTTCGCCGGCTCGCGCTTCGAGGGGTACCCGACGAAGTACGACACCGCTGCGGCCGCGATGCCGACGGTCGGCACGATCGCGCGCATCAGCGACCCCACGGCGGAGTGGTCGGGGTGGTCGCCGTGCGCGAAGGCGCTGCCGTGCGGCACGTTCGTCGACACGCGCTGGGGCCGGGCCGCGTCGGCGAGTTCGGCGAGGGTCGCCGTGAGCCCGTCGAGCGTGTACGCGGGTGCGCCGTCGATCGGTTGCAGAGTCGACGTCTTTCCGTTGATGAGCTGGGTCAGGCCGGCACTCCCCGTCGAGGGGAACCCCTTGGCATCCAGGTTTCCATCGGCCAGACGCAGCACGGTGATCGAGAGCCGAGGATCGTCCGAAGGGACGAAGCGGGTCACCCGCGCACCGCTGTGCAGCTCGATCTGCGTGGTCGCCCAGGGCGCGGTGCTTCCGCGCATGCAGTCGTAGGCGGCGCGGATGCCGGCCTCGCGCTTCTCGGCGTAGGCGAGGCCCCGCCCGGCGTCGCCGGCGGTGACGTAGACGGCGCGCACGGTCCCGCCGCTGCGGATGGCCCCGGCGAGCGCGGGGTTGGCGAAGATGATGTCGTCGTCGGCGTGGGCCCACACCGCGAGCGTGGTGTCGAGGCCGGGGGGCTCGGCGGCGGGCGAGGTCGGTACCTCAGACGGCAGCGGTCCGGGCACGATGGGAGCCAGCGGCACCCACGCCCCGTCGGGGCCGTCCGAGCGCCGCGCCTGACGATAGAGCAGCGCCCCTCCGCCCAGCCCGAGAAGCGTGAGACCCCCGGCGATGGCCACCCGTCGAGTCACCACGACACGGCGCGCCCGGGCGAACGCCGCGTCAGCGTCGCGCGAGGGCTCGCCGTCCCGGGATTCGTCGGGGGACGGCGGCTGTGCGTCGCTCACGGTGGCTCCGTTCTTCTTCGTGCCGTGCCGCTCTGCACTCGGGTCGTCGCGGCGGCATCACCGTCTCGACGGTATCGCGCACGCCCACCCTTTCGCTGGCCCGACCCGCACACCCCCGCCGCGCGGCGGGGACGGTGTGACCACCCGGCGGAGATCGACCCTCACCCGCCGCGGCGCACGCACCCCACACATCGAAGACACCCAGCCGGCACCTAGGACCGCTGGGGACACTCGCCCCATGCAGACGTCTTCGAAGCCGCGGTCATTGTCGCCCGCCGCCCTGCGCGTACGCGCCGTCCTGAATCAGTGGGACCCGATCGGCGTGCATCACATCGGCCACGGCTGGCCCGATGACGAATACGACGACCTGATCCTCCCGATCCTGGCGGCGCTCTCCTCCCGCCCGTCCGTCGAGCAGTTGGCCGACGACCTCAGAACGGTCGTCGAGGTCGATTACGGTCTGCCCGCCCCCGACGGATGCCGCGAAGCCGCGCGATCGCTGCTCGCGCTGGCGCGGTGAGTTCCCGGCATCCACTACCTCCCCGGTCTTGCCTCGGCAAGCCCTCGTGGGTCGGCGGCCCCCGTGTTTAGAGTTCCGTCATGACCGACCTCACGCGTGCGCAGTCGCCCGACCCGTATCCGCTCCTCCCCTCCGTGGCGGCGTTCGACGTGGTCAGCGATGATGTGCGTGAGGGGCAGCCGCTCTCCGACGACCAGGTGGCCGACAAGGGCAACACGTCCCCGCACCTGCATTGGTCGAACGTCCCCGAGGGGACGAAGTCGTTCACGATCACCTGTTTCGACCCCGATGCCCCGACGCCGAGCGGCTTCTGGCACTGGGTCCTCGTCGATCTCCCCGCCGACCTGACCGAGATCCCGGCCGGATTCGCCGGCGGCGAGCTCCCCGCAGGTGCGTTCCACGTCCGCAACGACGGAGGTCAAGCCGGCTTCCTGGGCGCCGCTCCCCCGAAGGACGATCAGCCCCACCGTTACTTCTTCGTCGTCCACGCGGTGGGCGCCGACTCCCTCGGGGCGGATCCGGATGCCACTCCCGCCGCCGTCTCGTTCGGTCTGGCCTTCTCGACCCTCGGACGCGCGATCGTCCACGGCACCTACCAGCACTGAGGACGACCGATGACGCAGCGCAGCGAGGGCTTCGACAAGGACGCGACCGTCTCCGGCGTCGAGGAACGTCTCCACGACCGTTTCCCCGAGGCCGAGCCCGACGTGGTCCACTACGAAGCGGTGGTCGCGGTCGAGAAGTTCGCCGACGCACCGGTGAAGGACTTCGTCGACATCATCGCCGAGCGCGAAGCCCGCGCCCGCGTCGAGCAGGAGCTGCAGGCCGACTGAGCCGTCGGGCTCAGCCCATCTGCAGCTCGGCCTCGCTCTTCGGGTACGACCGCTGCAGCCACTCGCCGAAACGCCGGGTGCCGAGGCAGGCCGACCGGTCGGCGCAGCGGATGACCTCGTCCTGCTGCGTGTAGACGCGGTAGGTCTCGATCTTGGCGTCCAGTTGTTCGCCGTCGAGGTTGCGCGGCAGCTTCTCCGACGGGTACCCCACGAGGTACCGGATGCCGGGTGCCACCGCGGGGAGGGATCCGAGGGCATCGCGCACGAGGGTGCCGGTGACCGAGTGATCGGGGTGGTCTCCCGGCGCGAAGGCGCTGCCGCGCGGGATGTGGGTGAGAACGGTACTCGGATGCCACGCCTCGGCGAGCTCGATGAGGCTGTCCGACAGCTGAGCGAGCGTCACATCGGGGCAGTCATCGGTCGGCGACAGCGTGGGGATCGTCCCGTCGAGCAGCTTGCTGAGCGTCGCGTGGCCGGTCGAGGCGAATCCCCCGTCGGTGATGTTGCCGTCGGGGAGGCGCACGAACACGACCGACAGACGTGGATCGTTCTGCGGAGTGAGACGGGTCACGTGCATCCCCGTGTCGAGCACGATCTCGTCGGTGTCCCACAATCCGCTCACCCCGCGCATGGAGTTGTACGCGCGCAGGATGCCGAGCTCACGCGACGACGTGTATCCCCGCCCCTTGCCCGCGTCGCCGGCGGTGAGGAAGACGGTCCGCGCACAGTCGCCGGCCGAGATGGCGTCGGAGATGGCCGGGTTGCCGAAGATGATGTCGTCGTCGGGATGCGCCCACACGCTCATGAGGGTCGGACGACCGTCGCAGGACTGCGCCGCCGGCGACAGGGGCGCCGGTGCGGGGGGCGGCGTCGGCGTCGGCGTCGGCGTCGGCGTGGGGGTCACCGAGGGAGACGGCGTGGCGGAGGGAGTCGGCGTGCCCGCGGCCGACGGTGTCGCGGATGCCACGACGTCGGCCGCGCGGCCGAGCGAGAAGGCGACGGTGGCCGCGACCGCGACGAGCACGACGGCGGCGACGACGAGGGCCGCGATCAGTGCGGCGGATCGGCGCCGACGGCGAGAACGTCGCGAGGGCGTCGAGACGCGGGACATCTGTGTTCCTTCGGGCGGGCGGTGCGACACCTCGCTCGGCGGGTGCGTGTGCAGGTCCGGCGAGAGGGCCGACCCGCTGCCCGAGTGTAGGGGACGCTCCCCGTCGGGCCCAAGATTCACCCTCTGGGTGATGCCGCCCCGGTTTCCGGCATTTGACGGCGAGATGACAGGAAACGCTAGGTGACTTGTCGGGTGAATCTTCCCTGTTATTGTTCACGAGGTGAAACCGACGAGCTCGACCCGGGGGGAGGAGCTAGACACGTGACGTTCGACCTCAGGGAAAGCGCGACACCGTCGTTCGACGCGGAGTTCCCCGTCACCCCTCGTGCTGAGCGGATCTCCCAGCCCGCCTCCAGCCGACACGTTCCGTGGCGCCGTCGCTATCGACGCAATCTCGCCCTCACCGACCTGTTCTCCCTGACGTGGGTCGTGTACGGAACCCAGCTGTTGTGGTTCGGTCTCGGCAACGCTCAGGTCGCCGCGGGGCGCGACTCCCGCATCTCCGACCTGTCGTACTGGGTGTTCTCGGCCCTCCTCATCCTCACGTGGATGTGGGCCCTGGCCTTCGTCGACTCCCGCAGCGACCGGGTCATCGGAACCGGCTCGCAAGAGTACGTGCGCATCGCCGACGCCAGCTTCCGACTCTTCGGCACCGTCGCGATCATCGCCTTCCTCACCCAGATCGACGTCGCCCGCGGGTACCTCTTGATCAGCCTCCCCCTCGGCATCCTGGTGCTCATCTTCACCCGCTGGATGTGGCGTCGTTGGCTCATCGTCCAGCGCTCGACCGGCAAGTACTCGGCAAACGTGCTCCTCGTCGGTTCGCTCGCGTCGGTGACGCAGCTCGCTCGCGAATTCGCCCGCACGCCGAGCGCCGGCTACCGCGTGGTCGGCGCCTGCGTGCCGAACGGCAAGATCGCCGACGTGATCCCCGGAACCGAC
This window contains:
- a CDS encoding response regulator transcription factor, which codes for MIRVVVVDDEALVRSGFEMILGASPDIDVVAAVDGDVAVEVIRREKPDVALLDIRMPGRSGLEILTELATDADRPVIGILTTFDTDEYIARALHEGAAGFLVKDTAPEHLAAMVRTLAAGGVVLSPQVSRTLVEGYAGATDREASRRVALLTDRERDVLACLPTGESNAEIGKRLHLSGATVKDHVSAILGKMSVSSRLEAALIAERAGRRGGRG
- a CDS encoding sensor histidine kinase, whose translation is MISAVRARWAAFAGSRVFNATIDVALAAAALLDVAVSLPGWSPIESAWALLAVAGLLVRRRLPWVAFALVLPGLVVDAMTVAAPIALYSVAVRVRRIPLLVGAGAVTFACFLLPDWQLPPLDYLAPSLLYALMYAATPIALGALVRTRLELSARVAELSAARESERRRDEQDVLRRERARISREMHDVVSHQVSLTAVQAGALQVASPDPEARRVAGIIRTLSVRTLDELRQMVSVLRADGATTDSPAPQPTLADLPRLIADSGLDARLEADLPSDLTPAVQRAVYRTVQEGLTNARKHAPGALVRVTATASTSSIDVVVQNDAARAARLRLPSSGTGLRGLRERAELLGGRLHAAEGVDGGFRLAVSVPRRETES
- a CDS encoding PIG-L family deacetylase produces the protein MSDAQPPSPDESRDGEPSRDADAAFARARRVVVTRRVAIAGGLTLLGLGGGALLYRQARRSDGPDGAWVPLAPIVPGPLPSEVPTSPAAEPPGLDTTLAVWAHADDDIIFANPALAGAIRSGGTVRAVYVTAGDAGRGLAYAEKREAGIRAAYDCMRGSTAPWATTQIELHSGARVTRFVPSDDPRLSITVLRLADGNLDAKGFPSTGSAGLTQLINGKTSTLQPIDGAPAYTLDGLTATLAELADAARPQRVSTNVPHGSAFAHGDHPDHSAVGSLMRAIVPTVGIAAAAVSYFVGYPSKREPANVTGALLDDKVDIYETYAAHDPVVTCENASACLAQPGFGQWLRRSYAKSDDELRLT
- a CDS encoding YbhB/YbcL family Raf kinase inhibitor-like protein, which gives rise to MTDLTRAQSPDPYPLLPSVAAFDVVSDDVREGQPLSDDQVADKGNTSPHLHWSNVPEGTKSFTITCFDPDAPTPSGFWHWVLVDLPADLTEIPAGFAGGELPAGAFHVRNDGGQAGFLGAAPPKDDQPHRYFFVVHAVGADSLGADPDATPAAVSFGLAFSTLGRAIVHGTYQH
- a CDS encoding three-helix bundle dimerization domain-containing protein; its protein translation is MTQRSEGFDKDATVSGVEERLHDRFPEAEPDVVHYEAVVAVEKFADAPVKDFVDIIAEREARARVEQELQAD
- a CDS encoding PIG-L family deacetylase, whose product is MSRVSTPSRRSRRRRRSAALIAALVVAAVVLVAVAATVAFSLGRAADVVASATPSAAGTPTPSATPSPSVTPTPTPTPTPTPPPAPAPLSPAAQSCDGRPTLMSVWAHPDDDIIFGNPAISDAISAGDCARTVFLTAGDAGKGRGYTSSRELGILRAYNSMRGVSGLWDTDEIVLDTGMHVTRLTPQNDPRLSVVFVRLPDGNITDGGFASTGHATLSKLLDGTIPTLSPTDDCPDVTLAQLSDSLIELAEAWHPSTVLTHIPRGSAFAPGDHPDHSVTGTLVRDALGSLPAVAPGIRYLVGYPSEKLPRNLDGEQLDAKIETYRVYTQQDEVIRCADRSACLGTRRFGEWLQRSYPKSEAELQMG